GCTTGGATAGTAGTCATCAACCTCTTCTGTAGTTCAGCTTTCCCGTTACAATGGGAAAACATTTTGAATGCCCATCTTGtaacaaaggaaagaagagtaCCATGttgttttaagaaattatttggtatcaacataaaatatattctgttttaGAAAATCCAGCTACAGCTGGTAGGAGGGTCCACTTTTTATaacatctttattttaatttgttcagTATAAGCTTAGTCTACATTGTTTCCACTCACTTCTCCATCAGAATGGTCCCTCTCATTTCCAGCCTGGAGTTGCTCAGAGCTGGTTGATTTCCAGTCTGTTACATTCACTGTCTTTTGGCTTAAGTAACTTTTGTATCTCATAATActtgtggttttgttggtttttgttgttgttgttttgcttttttttgtagATAGCAGCAATATCACTTCTTGCTCTTTGTCCTACTGGAAGGAATCACCCAAACCTTGCTTTTATATTCACTTATAGCATTTGATCTTTTCACCCAAGTCaccttttctgattttatttctggttttcattaCTTTTGACTAGAAATTAGTGGGACAAAATTGAGTCTTATTTCCACAGCCATAACTCACTGTAATACATCTACACTGCTCTGCTGGTCAGCCGgaggctctgctcctggagacCAGGGCCAAGAGCTGTGGGACCACAGCCAGGAGAAGAAATAGGGCAGGCCAGGAAAGGCCTGGGAACATTTTGGTGATTGTTAAAGTTTGTGAAAGAGGAACGTGTATGTTGGAAGGATGGACAGGAGAACAGCAATTATACTGAGCATTTCATGAATTTGCTGTTGTATTCTGTGGCCTCTGTCCCCCGAATCAGTTTTAACACACTTGACTAACAGCTGGTGAGCTAATGACCAAAGGTTTATGTAGTGTCTTGAAGGGGCATCACAGTGTCCTCTAACCCTGTCCAGGCTTTTTGAAGAGCAACAGTCTTTAAAGATAGTCTTTGTAACAATAACAtcttcctctgtgtgtgtatgctCTAGCTGGCAATCCCTTCAACAGCAGTTCTCTCTCAGATGGTGTGGGTATCTCCTCAAAGGAGCCATTCCTTCACCAGCTCCTCAAAACAGACTGATGGTCATTCAGTTGGAAATTTGGGGACACTTCTGATTTCATATACTAAGAGGAAATTGTAAAGTGATGTCATCTTGAATGTCTAGAGACTGCAGGAGAGTCTTCAGTGGACAATATGGAAATAAACCAGACAACTAAGTGATGATGAAAACCTACTGAGCCTGAGTTGCTCTTACCTTGCCTCATTTCCTGCCAGGTTGGTGGAATTAAGATTGCAACAGCTTATCAGACACTCAGCTATTACAAGAAAAATGCCATTAAACTCCATGTGGCTTTGCACCACTTTACGATTTGTTAATTTGTGCTTTACCTTCTTCCTGTCAAATTAACGGTCTTAATTCTGTAGTTATTTCAAGGCAACATAacaatagaaaagaaaaattctctgAATATTTTCACACATTCATCTTAACTCTAATTATTAGTATCACTGGTATGAAGAAACATAGCTAAACTAAACTTGTGTGAACATGAAGAATGCATGTCCCAGTTCTCACTCATAGATTTTGAGCAGCACTCATTGATTTCTCTGGCTATTACTCATACTCTGCTGTGTGGAGTAAGTAATCCAGCCCTTGAATTGCTCTACTGCATTTAAGCAAGTCAGCTGGAGTGAATCCATGATCATCtgcttgaatatttttgtttggtttttgtgagCTTTTCTATGGCCTCACTAAGTCCACTAAACTACAGAAAATAGGAAACTGTTGCTTGTTCCAGGGAAACACTGGCTTTGTTTAGCTCATTTCATCAGTAAATCCACGGGAGGGTTTTCCAAGATGCCTTCCAATATTCTtagttttttcctcttgctctaTTTCCCTGTTGCAAGCCTGCAAGTTGTTGGTCAATTAATGTGACAGGAACCCCGTAGGTTATGTTTGTTCGTGGCAGACATGTCTCCTTTCATTAGTCCAGCCCTAAGAGCTGCAGAGTTTGAATGTCTCGGCCACTGTGTAGCAGTCTGCTTGCAATGAAATGCTGAAGCAATCCAAGTGTCCGcgttggggtggggggaggctCACGCCAGAGCTGAAAAGGAACATCTTAATGTACAGAGACTCatggtttcttctgttttgctgatttttatttcaatccCTGCTCATTTTCAGATCTGTTATTCCCCTGTCTCTTATAATTGTAGCAAGCGGAGTCCTGACTCTCTTGTTACTCATACTGATGTTAAGACTAAAGGTTTTGCTGTCACTAAGAGACTTCAAGACTGCACacacatttaaatgttttggaaaCAAAGTTGCTAATTTTGAGTAAAAACATCTGCCTCTGAGCTGTGATACAGGAAAATCATATTAAATTAGCGAAGTTAATCACTGTTCATTAAGATTTCCCTGtaactatttttctttaaatgttttcatttttttgctgtatttacCAAGCTTTCTTTGAATCTTGTCAGACAATTTAACTTCCAAATCAGTGGTTGTCTATTAAAATGTTTACAGTAGTGCCTTGTCactattaaatatttctgcaagTTAATTAGTAAGAGATTGTATCTTACTTATTCCATCTTTTAGGAAGCAGCTTCCAAGAATTCTCCAACCAAGCCAGCATGTTACCGTTCTAATCCCAAGTgcttaatatttttcagtgataGTCAATTTTAGCAACTTGATATGGCCATTAAATATTGAAGGCCAAAATTAATGATACATGTGTATAATTGTGCATACTTGTGCTTTTTATCTTTGCAGAACTTTTTTCAGAGTAATAAACAGTAATATTTCTATATTATCATGGAAATCAGAAAGTGTTCCTTAAAGTCAGCCTATATGAAATTTGAATATAGCATTGCACATCAAATTTTGATAAGCAGAATTATAGTGAATTGCCTAATATTACTTTGGTTTTCCCAGTTAATTGCACAGACATGTTTCATTCATTATAGTGAGCATTCTTTACATTTATTAGCAATTAttatttaacttatttttttcttctgaatcaACACATTTTCAGCATAACACATGCAAACCCaagaaaataagtgaaaaaattcAACAAGGTACTTAGGCTTTCTCCAATTGAAGTTAATGGGCATTCTGCTTTAAATTTGAATGGAAGTTGAATTTATTGTTAATAGAATTAGGCCAAAATATACATAGTCTTCTTGCAGATTTCTTTTAGGAAATTGAATTATAAGCAGGATAAAATTATAGGAAATGATGTTTCATGACAGCACAAGATTTCTGTTCATGCATAGAATAATGATTATTAAAGCTAGAGAACATAAGCATTGCTCTGTACTTGTTCCTCTCAGTACATAATTGACAACACTCTCCAATCCATCATTTAAATCATTTAAAGAATGAAACTTCTTCCGTTTCTCCTGGCCTACAGTACACTCTCCCACAGAATGTTCCCTTTGAAATTAAGCCTGgtttttccttgaatttttcttaaatgagaTATTGACTATGGTTATATAGAGCCTAACTACTGTGGTGAAGATTAGTTTTGCACAGGCTCTGGAAGTCTGAGGATTTCAAATAGTTTCTTTGAACTCATGGTAGAGGATGACTTTATGTGCCTACACACCATCAAAATTTCACTTAAAAGCCTAAGTCCACAAAAATAATTGTTGGATCCTTCTCAATTCAGTAGATGCCTCATTCCCAGGGTTTATAAGTTTTCTAGATATGGaatgtttaatattttgacCCTCTGCATGCATGATGAGCTGGTTATATGGTCACAACTTCTGCTGAATGAAGGCTCTCCTATCTCTCCCATTTTGACTTAAAATTCCAACCCCTGTGGTGGAACCAATCTTTCTGAAAAACACCTGTTAGAAAAAAGTGGGGGAGGAAGcagtttagttttaaattttattcagttcctctatattttttttcccacttagTGTTGCACAGATGCTTGCTTGGATCTCCAGGAGAGGTTGACACCAAGCTGGAATAAGAATTCGTAGGCGAAAAGATAGAAGCATGTACTCTTTTTGGAATGCATGCTGGATGGTAGCTCAGCAGACACTGGAAGCTATGTGCTGTCTGCGATGCTTCTTTTGATGGTGTTCAGCACCGCGGTGCTCAActgcttctcttcctccctcctctatccctttttttttttttttttttttcacattttctcccccacatttttttttttcctcccccagacagCACCCGTATTAACCCGTGttgccttccctcctccccaggtgGCCTCTCTGGGAGTCACCACGTTCACGCTGTGTGCTCTCTGCATTGACCGGTTTCGTGCCGCCACCAACGTGCAGATGTATTACGAGATGATCGAGAACTGCGCCTCGACGACGGCCAAGCTGGCGGTCATCTGGGTGGGcgccctgctgctggccctgcccgAGGTGGTGCTGCGCCAGCTGGCCAGGGACGACCCCGAGTACGGCGGCGGCCCCGCAGGCGAGCGCTGCGTGGTGAAGATCTCCACGGCGCTGCCCGACACCATCTACGTGCTGGCTCTCACCTACGATGGGGCACGGCTCTGGTGGTACTTCGGCTGCTATTTTTGTTTGCCTACCCTGTTCACTATTACCTGTTCCCTGGTGACAGCGAGGAAAATcaggagggcagaaaaagcCTGCACAAGGGGGAACAAGCGGCAGATTCAGCTGGAAAGTCAGATGAACTGCACAGTGGTGGCTTTGACCATTTTGTATGGATTTTGCATCATTCCTGAAAACATTTGCAACATTGTGACTGCCTACATGTCCACAGGAGTCTCTCGACAGACTATGGACCTCCTCCATCTCATTAGTCAGTTCCTTTTGTTCTTTAAGTCCTGTGTTACCCCAGTTCTCCTGTTCTGTCTCTGTAAACCTTTCAGCCGGGCCTTTATGGAgtgttgctgttgctgctgtgatGAATGCATCCAGAAGTCTTCCACAGTGACGAGTGATGACAATGACAACGAGTACACCACAGAACTGGAGCTCTCCCCGTTCAGTACCATCCGTCGTGAAATGTCGACTTTTGCTTCTGTGGGGACTCACTGTTAATTGACCTTAGGACTTTATTTCCTGTAtcgttttcctttttcttttttttacttcatgtttttcttcttgaagcaaaatgcaggaaaaaaaaatcactgttaaAAACCACTCTTGAAACCAATCTGTATTAACCGTCatgctttggaaaataatttgtttggttattaaaaggaaagaaagagagagaaggagagccAGCACTCAGTTTTAAATCGCGAGATTTTGTATGGTGCTAGGATTTCATTGATTGAGGAGGAAGATCCATATCAatccactttttaaaattctgtagtatttttttttttatataatacTGTAAAATGATTATATAGACATTGTGGGCTTTGCAAGGTGTTTTCATGTAAAAGACGTGGTGGAAAGTATTTGAAGGTAGTTTTAATCCAATTACTGTACACTAATTTGGGCTTCAGAAAATTTATAAAGTagtgtaaaaataaatgaggtTTTATTCTTTAACTTGGTTGTCAATCTGCATTTAACAAAGATACCTATGAGTAGTATTAAATTCCTttaataagttaaaaaaaatctttgcataTCATAATTTAGGTGGCcatatttaattaatatttggGTACTTACACTTGGAGGATATAATTAGAGTGTTTAAGGAAGATGGTTATAATGGTACTAGATTTATAGGAGTGGGcttttttaatgttatattATGATGGTTCAATGTGCCTCatttaaagttttcttcttaACCTGCAGGTATACAAAATCTTGAGTTATTTTATACTTATTACAAAGAAACATTCACTTTATCACTGAATTTTATCTCGTGCGGTTTCCAAATCAAGATTCTTTCCAGTACACTGTTGGTTTTACATTCAGTTTATGTCCTCCATCCCTGTATATATAGCTCCTACTGGCTTCAATGAGAATCTCATTGCagagaaaggctttttttttttttttgccagagaTTTGCTGACAATAAATGTGAGGGACTGAAACATGTGGAGAGtgaattccttcttttttaaaaggtatAAACACACTTGAACACTTGGGGCTTGACCCAGAGCCCATGGTAGTCAATGGAGAGGTTTCCATCAATTTCAGAGAGCTTTGAATCAGGCTGGCATCTCCCATTTGTTCTGGGATATGTAGCATGAATATTAATCACAGGGGCTCTGTATGCTCGTTCAGAATCATGCTGCTCTCACAGAGACCGCTATTCACAGCAGCTCACAGCTCTGGAGCCGGTTTTGAGAGCCACTGTGTGTTTTGCTGATGGCTTCTTgctgtctgcagagttgttaaAATGAGGGCATGTCAACACTGCCAGCAACAGTATGATATAGTAAAATCTAAAGTTGTTATAAGCAAGCCAGGTTGGAGACTGGAAAGTGCCTATCCTTACCAGCAGAGCTTATTTCCCCACTCTTGGCTGAAGCAGACATTCTGTTCTTGGCAGGCAAGCCGGCTCATATTTATACTGGGCAGCAGGCTGAAGTGTAGACACATGCTGAGGAACTGAATTTTTTATAGATAGCTTGTATTTTAATGCTAATTGAATAAATAATGCAGCTGTAttgagcagaaggaaaatctcATGCATTCATGCTTTGAAATTAACAGTGAATGTAACTGATGTAGTCTTACCTCCCTCATGATACTTGCCTCTATAGATGTTAAAGAACTGGAAAggactttattttttgtttgtagATTCCAGACTTAATGTGTCTAATCTTGGTATCTGCTTGAGCAAacagtatttcttctttttattttttctttcttacccTTTTAACCTATAATAatttcaactaaaaaaaaaaccagttgaAATTAATTATTATGAATATGAATCCAAACATATGCATGTGAGTTCTTCTGACTTTTCAATCAGATACTGGGCCTTAGCAAGGCAGTCTGCTTTAACCACATTTCTTTGTGCTTAAAGGTATTTGTTTCTTCTTAGAACTTGAAAAATTACCAAAgtttttaaaatcctgtttaacatGCTCAGTCACTTCTGAAGATGGGAACTGTCCCTTCCTTATAAAATTTTTCATTGACCTGGCTTTGCTTGATTACATTCAATGAAGTATGACAGGGATTAAagagaaattatgaaaacagTATCTTCCTCACTTTGGTGCCTGTGTTTCCTCAAATACATATTCCCATCtctgcattttgatttttactATTCTTTTTTTATGTGCCAGTATTTATAAAGAATGGAAATAAGACTCCCTTTTTGTTCCTGCTGAGAGAATTGTTTTCCTCGGTAGCCTTTTCTGTTACAACAGGGGCTCAAGGATCTTGGAAAAGAACAGCAGAATGGAAGGAAgcactttaaaagaaagaaatggaaaaaatagagAACTTACTTGGAAATAGTATATGATCATATTTTGCTATTTTAGGTGTGAGATTGCACCAGGACACAAAATGTGCTTACTTTGGATATaagttgctttcatctttcagcACTGGGCATGTGTCAGCCCTGCTGAGGACTGTTGCTAGCTCACAGGTTACATGTTCTCTGTCCCAGAGAGGTGCAGTTGGCTTCTGCATTTAAACATTTCCACAATACATGTATGGTAATCCTGGAAAAATAACCAACTAACCAATCAAccaagccaaacaaaacaaaacaaaacaaacaaacaaacaaaaaacccagcaaaaccagaccaaaccaacaaaaactccagcagcaacaacaaacccatacccagcaaaaaaaccaaccccacacAAAAAGATGTAGTAAGTCATTGGAGAAGATAGGATCTGAATATCAGTAATGCTGTGTTTGTAAAGACATCTTCCTACTTGTGTGGCAGAGCATTCTCCAGCTTTGTATTCAATGGGGCTTCTTTGTACCCTGTGTAACCttgccttttctgctgctgaaggagcaTTTTTCACAGCTATTTCTCTGCCTTGCCATGGATAACTATAGCAATTTGATGTGCAAGACACCCTTTTATTCTAATTTGTTCACTAAATTGGTTAAACTAATACCACATTAGCAATTTGTATTGTCGCAGCCATTCAAGTGTCATGATAAATGATTCCTTATGTTAAAGATGCTGTACTGCATTGCATTTCTTCTAACTTTTGGGGTGATGCTCTCAACTCTTGaaattttcttgtgtttgtttttcttactttaaTATTCTtcaatattaaataataattctttATTATTCTAATAATTAATAAGCTGCTTATGTCTGGTATTAATTCAGTTCTGTTAGACATTTGACTATTACCAAGAGGGCATTTGATGACAGATTTGCTTactgcaaagatttttttacttaaacTAGAGAAACTTGCAGAGCAGCGTGGTGATCAACACAGAAGAGTGATGAAATGGAAAATCAGATTCTAAGGTAGGAAAACCTTATATCTTTCAGGTAGGTATGCCTTTAATACATTAGCACTAATTGTCCCAGCCCTGGTTCCACTGAGAAATTTAAAACCATGAAACTCTAATATGTATTTCAGTATCTCCAATGAAAATGTTTCATGACCTGTATCAAAATATGATTGTATAGGCCAAAGTACATATGGTAAATTATTGAGTAATATCTCTCAGAAGAGATCTCTTATTTTACCACTTCCAAGATAAATTCCTACATTCAACCTTaaataaattctgcatttaaatGATGTCAGTGACTTGCTCAGCTCCAGTCTGTCATTAAGACCGTGATGTAAGCTTccacagctgcttctccagcaaCTCTGGGAATGGCTCCTAAAGACACTGCAGAGGTTTCCAGGCGTGTTGTCCTGCATCTCTTCATAAGAAATTTTGTCATGTTAGGCTCCATGGTGAGACTGTTCTATTGTGTTCATGGCACTCAGAAGCAAACTAGATTCTATGAAATGTGAATTGCTATTGAAATTCTGAGTAGCTTACCCAAATTCATTAAACAACAAGAGTATTCAAAACCTCTCTCGTGTCTGTGAGCCATTGTCTTAGGCACATTGTAAACACATGCAACTTGCCCTGTGGGTGTCTAACCACTGTTGATGTGCTCAGATACATTGCTGAGctgcttctgtgctttttttgcCAGGTGGCATTAACAGAACTCCAGAACTACTTAAATCATCCCCTTGTTATTGTGCTGGAACCAAGACTGCAGGCAAAACCTGCTCAAAATTAGTCTGTctcctcagctgggctctgtCTTTTCTGTGCATGGAGAGCACATCTAAGATTACAGGCTGTCAGTGGATACAGGCTTAGCACAGTAGCATCAGCATGTATATGTTTGTGCATGTTCTGATGATCAAAAATTTAGGTTCTGTTATTTCTAGGATGGAAGAGCAAGATTCAAAACCCTGCTCTGCTCAAATTTATAGGTGAGGCTTGAAATTCAGTGGTTCAACATGCCATCAGAAAGGCATCACTGCTGTAATAATAGATACGTTGGTGTTATTAGAGGGGAGAACCTATAAGAAGTAAACTGCCTGCAGAAAGCTGACTCACCTTAGTTCCTTAAGAACCTAGACCTAATGATTTGCCCAGATTGCAAAGGCAAACAGGGACCTTGAAGTGGATCTGCTTGTCCTGACTCCTTATGTCTGCATGCTGAAATGATCCTTTCCATGTATCACTGCGAAATGTGATTAGGAGGAGTTACaactttcttccttctttctttttctatgaaAAGCTCAGCCAAAGTCAATGTGAGCAGATGATATATATAAATCATTAAAACTTAATGGTATCCTACATGTACGGTTTCAGTCTTCAGGAATTGTATTTTTTCACTACTGTTTTGTATTTGATTGAGTCATTTAACACCTCTCCTTGGCAGATGTCAAATTTTCAAAAGGGTATGTTTTGTAATGAAtaagaaacaatgaaaaagacACAGATTGATATACTCCAGGGCACACAAGCATCTCTGCTACTGGAGCACTGACTCATACTGAGAGCTAAAGGCTCACCAATCCGGAGAGCTGTATTTAATCATGCACTGCATTTAACCCCTAAAATCCAGGCTATTTACTTTCCCTATGATATAATTTGGCTGGTTCAGTTCTTGGTTTCAGGCAGCAAAAGCTGTGACAAAGACTCCCTGGCATTTTCAAAATGACAACACAGAAAGCCAGTCTCAGTTTCTACTGGTGACACACTCCCTGTGTAGTGTTACCTGGAGTGCCAGAATCCATGGGCCTGGATGTCCCAGCCTCTTTCAAGGAAGAGGTCAAAGATTTCCATCCTTGTGCATGTGTTGTGCATCACAGCTTCTTAttactgaaaagcagaagatATTATCCTGATTAACATGTTTGTGCCATTTTTCTTCAAGTAGAAATCAGGCCTGTCAGAGTTACAGGATTCTCAGTATAGCACGTTTAATGTAAGTGCTAGTGGCAGCATTATTACTCAAGGCAGTAGGTAATTTTTAGCTAAAgggaaagctttttcttttttattatatattttaaaaaatatacatatatttatcgTTTATAttttatcctttatttttctgtgatcacaaaagtgttgggttttttttcctaaaaaaaaatgcaaaaattccACAAGCAGTCATTATTTTGTCTAGTTAGAGAAATTCCATCATTAGCTTACATCAGACTTACATCTTCGTTTGTATCCACAGTGAATTTAGCCCATTGTTCTTTGAGAAAGGAAACGAAAATACTCAATTAGAAACATGGTCATGACTAACTAGATCTTGAAGAGAGAAGATTTGAATAACTTTGCAGTCTGGGATggtaacataatttttttattattattattttttattattatttttttttttttttaataatgatggTCTTACCAACCTAAACTTTTGTGACAGGGGAGACAAATACAGTTCAACAATAGCATTGTGGCTGAATTTCATAATTGTTCCTAGGGACTCCAGGATGTATacaatctggaaaaaaattatctaaaagTAGCTGGATATGCATGTGATAGTCCCTACTGAAGAcaatacaaatatttaagtAAACAAATAGGTTTT
This sequence is a window from Hirundo rustica isolate bHirRus1 chromosome 4, bHirRus1.pri.v3, whole genome shotgun sequence. Protein-coding genes within it:
- the GPR37 gene encoding prosaposin receptor GPR37, with product MRPLRAPLALLCQVLGAWAACALAPDPVAAPGPPAPPQRARSPPAATPLAPGRRTAATLLGRGALPRGADAAPGGAAGPGGSCAPRGTAGTGRRRARSSEPGAGAAAGRGGTGGPRWLPLNASAGGEGSAGGRGNATGRRARLRNPFYPLTEESYGAYAVMCLSVVIFGIGIMGNMAVMCIVCHNYYMRSISNSLLANLAFWDFLIVFFCLPLVIFQELTKKWLLEDFSCKIVPYIEVASLGVTTFTLCALCIDRFRAATNVQMYYEMIENCASTTAKLAVIWVGALLLALPEVVLRQLARDDPEYGGGPAGERCVVKISTALPDTIYVLALTYDGARLWWYFGCYFCLPTLFTITCSLVTARKIRRAEKACTRGNKRQIQLESQMNCTVVALTILYGFCIIPENICNIVTAYMSTGVSRQTMDLLHLISQFLLFFKSCVTPVLLFCLCKPFSRAFMECCCCCCDECIQKSSTVTSDDNDNEYTTELELSPFSTIRREMSTFASVGTHC